From a single Sulfolobus sp. E5-1-F genomic region:
- a CDS encoding enoyl-CoA hydratase/isomerase family protein — protein sequence METIVLREETPIGWVILNRPDKLNSINLKMIEEIESALREIINNDKIKVIIFTGSGKAFSAGADISQFKELDPVKAWEFATKGRELMDYIEKYPKPTIAMINGYALGGGLELALSCDLRIASQSAELGFPEINLGIYPGFGGTQRLVRLIGKGRALEIIMLGDRIKADYAEKIGLVNRVVEPSSLEKEVRELALKLAEKPQTAIKLIKTVVNYGNDAPIMSGLTLESLGWGIAFATEDEKKRVDEFLSKRSK from the coding sequence ATGGAGACCATAGTTCTAAGAGAAGAAACTCCAATAGGGTGGGTAATATTAAATAGACCAGATAAGTTAAATTCAATTAATTTAAAGATGATAGAGGAAATTGAAAGTGCATTAAGGGAAATTATTAATAATGATAAAATTAAGGTTATTATATTTACGGGTTCTGGAAAAGCTTTTTCAGCCGGCGCTGATATCTCTCAGTTTAAAGAATTGGATCCAGTTAAAGCGTGGGAATTTGCTACAAAAGGAAGAGAATTAATGGACTATATAGAGAAGTATCCTAAGCCCACTATAGCGATGATAAATGGATATGCGTTAGGTGGAGGTTTAGAACTGGCATTGAGCTGTGATCTTAGAATTGCTTCCCAAAGTGCGGAACTAGGATTCCCGGAAATCAACCTGGGAATCTATCCTGGCTTTGGCGGTACTCAGAGATTAGTTAGACTAATTGGAAAAGGGAGGGCTTTGGAAATTATCATGTTAGGTGATAGAATAAAAGCGGATTATGCGGAGAAAATTGGTCTAGTAAATAGAGTAGTAGAGCCTTCCTCGCTTGAAAAAGAGGTAAGAGAACTAGCTTTAAAACTTGCTGAAAAACCACAAACGGCTATAAAACTAATTAAGACTGTGGTGAATTACGGTAATGATGCTCCAATAATGAGTGGTTTAACATTGGAGAGCCTTGGATGGGGTATTGCATTTGCTACAGAGGACGAGAAGAAGAGAGTTGACGAGTTCCTTTCAAAGAGGTCTAAATAA